Within the Streptomyces sp. NBC_00353 genome, the region CCACAGAGGCCGAGCGCGGCCTGGCTGACGAGGAGGAGCTTGCGCTTCGGGAGCCGGTCGGCGATGACCCCGCCGTACAGGCCGAAGAGCAGCATGGGGAGGAACTGGAGGGCCGTGGTGATGCCGACGGCGGTGGCGGACCCGGTGAGGCTCAGAACGAGCCAGTCCTGCGTGATGCGGGACATCCAGGTACCGGTGTTGGAGATCACCGCGCCTGTGGCGAACAGGCGGTAGTTGCGGATCTTCAGCGACGAGAAGGTCCCGCCGGGCTTGCTCTCGTGGGTGGACGTCGGTGCGGGGGCGGAGTCTGCTCCGGATCCCGTACTCAAAAGGGTTCGCCTCCTCGGGCGTGGACTGCGTGCTGACTGACGGGATGCGGCCGTACGGGCTGCACGCCGACTCTGGCCCGGCGTACCCCCCCGTACCGCTACAGGTGGGCGAGCTTCTCCAGCACAGGTGCGGCCTTGCGCAGCGTCTCCCACTCGTCCTCGTCCAGGCCTTCGGCGAGGGTGGCCAGCCAGGCGTTCCGCTTGGAGCGGCTCTCCTCGAGCATGGCTTCGGCCTGCTCGGTCTGGCTGACCATCTTCTGGCGACGGTCATCGGGGTGCGGTTCCAGTCTGACCAGTCCCTTGGCTTCGAGCAGCGCGACGATGCGGGTCATCGACGGAGGCTGCACATGCTCCTTGCGGGCCAGCTCACCGGGGGTGGCGGATCCGCAGCGGGCGAGCGTGCCGAGCACCGACATCTCGGTGGGGCTCAGCGACTCGTCGACGCGCTGGTGCTTGAGGCGTCGGCCCAGCAGCATCACGGCGGAACGAAGGGAGCTCACGGCGGCCGCACTGTCGCCGTCGTGGATCAGGTCAGGCATGTTTGTTAGCGTAACTCATTACCTACCCTAAATACCA harbors:
- a CDS encoding MarR family winged helix-turn-helix transcriptional regulator; protein product: MPDLIHDGDSAAAVSSLRSAVMLLGRRLKHQRVDESLSPTEMSVLGTLARCGSATPGELARKEHVQPPSMTRIVALLEAKGLVRLEPHPDDRRQKMVSQTEQAEAMLEESRSKRNAWLATLAEGLDEDEWETLRKAAPVLEKLAHL